Proteins from one Penaeus vannamei isolate JL-2024 chromosome 8, ASM4276789v1, whole genome shotgun sequence genomic window:
- the LOC138862298 gene encoding uncharacterized protein produces MCGAAEETVAHIVSECQKLAQKEYKEVRHDNVAKVIHWKLCEKWGFEKSDKWYTHKPEKVLESDECKILWDFHIQTDKTLEHNRPDITVIEKNSKKCLLIDPACPFDTRIERKEEEKCNNYCDLKYEIARMWRMKEVEVIPVVVEALGSVTKDFEKWIQKLDLGITAKMLQKPCLLGTARIIRKVLDKK; encoded by the coding sequence ATGTGTGGTGCTGCAGAAGAAACAGTGGCACATATTGTGTCAGAATGtcagaaactagcacagaaggaaTACAAAGAAGTTAGACATGACAATGTTGCAAAAGTGATCCACTGGAAATTATGTGAAAAATGGGGATTTGAGAAATCTGATAAGTGGTACACACACAAGCCTGAAAAAGTATTGGAATCCGACGAGTGCAAGATTTTATGGGATTtccacatacaaacagacaagacactgGAACACAATAGACCGGATATCACTGTAAttgagaaaaatagcaaaaaatgccTTCTTATCGACCCAGCATGCCCATTTGACACTCGcattgaaaggaaagaagaagaaaagtgcaacaattactgcgacttgaaatatgagattgcaagaatgtggagaatgaaagaagttgaAGTAATCCCTGTAGTTGTAGAGGCATTAGGATCTGTGACGAAAGACTTTGAAAAATGGATTCAAAAGCTAGATCTGGGAATAACAGCAAAAATGTTACAAAAGCCTTGTTTACTTGGAACAGCCAGAATCATTCGGAAAGTCTTGgacaagaaatga